Genomic DNA from Hypomesus transpacificus isolate Combined female chromosome 19, fHypTra1, whole genome shotgun sequence:
cgctcctgtcacagtgccacattctgccagacctcacctcgtttcacaatagacacaattagaaacagccaggtgttcccgtcagtgtgaccactgccaggcaacgccccgtaccacgtagaaactgccgagcgctcctgtcacagtgccacatctgccagaccccacctcgtttcacaatagacacaatcagaaacagccaggtgctcccgtcacagtgtgaccactgccaggcaacgccccgtaccacgtagaaactgccgagcgctcctgtcacagtgccacatctgccagaccccacctcgtttcacaatagacacaatcagaaacagccaggtgctcccgtcacagtgtgaccactgccaggcaacgccccgtaccacgtagaaactgccgagcgctcctgtcacagtgccacatctgccagaccccacctcgtttcacaatagacacaatcagaaacagccaggtgctcccgtcacagtgtgaccactgccaggcaacgccccgtaccacgtagaaactgccgagcgctcctgtcacagtgccacatctgccagaccccacctcgtttcacaatagacacaatcagaaacagccaggtgctcccgtcacagtgtgaccactgccaggcaacgccccgtaccacgtagaaactgccgagcgctcctgtcacagtgccacatctgccagaccccacctcgtttcacaattacaaatgtatcattgagtttgcatcaacgttaatctctctatggacaatttgattcaaagtgtgcagcccagagtcacagtacagtgcagtttaaagacactcactcctaaaagctaaagtcctaagctatgcagatttcgtttaaacaggctctgcttaccctatttttgtggatatccaagtgagtgtcagtgaaccacagctgtcccgctcctgccggctggggtccccttctcagggacctctcgtccagatctctcacccaggcacgtcggaaggtcaccaattgttaaggatagtgtaaactgggtgttgagaggaagaatgatacatggttaagcatcggaccaagttatttgtagtttaattagtaatgatgcaatcacaagatacacaatgaaaacaacacaccaagatgtccgtagtctagtacaatgaatcagtcgatgatgcaaaagcagtcatcccaccaaaacagagtataagattagaacgaacgaaggccttcgttgagaaagtggtcgtgacagaatatcagagaaagttctgcccctcccaagttctgtctccccgcccttgggagacagatcttgtactccccagagagggaggtctggtgagtggccattggtcaggagaccttggggtggctattgttaaccaattaaatgtccagggcgttcatgctggcgcaaggtgggcagtccacggacctggtgatgttaggagagggagggggcagagaagacccacaggtctggtgttgttcagggaggggggtggacgagacccacaggtctgatgcaatccaaggggggggggggggtttgagttctccagagttgagagcaggtcatctcgaggtcctgatgatatacggggtggggtcttcaaggggaaggggagagggtaagaccactcctaggtcagatgatgtaaaggggcagatgggctccaaggagaagggggcatccagtgagaagggggggggggggggcagagtctccaggggaagggggcatccagtgagaaggggggggggggggggcagggtctccaggggaagggggcatattatccatagtaagaactgtccggtctgactcgtcctgaagcagagaagagttatgttcccagcatcaccttatctcccaagttgacacttttactcccatgagctgactagctcattgtgctcacaccagtccctgagcgtcacaaactcgcctcccaagtcagtttgcctgacatctgcattcttgtccacacaccaaagttacatttcaatgtttcttatctgttactttattaaatcaattgatcacattcaatatttgtatcttagttattagcattacaaaacatgtgtgtttacatattcatattagatattgattggtatagcagcattgatcagcagtataatgctatcatttcctcacagtatatatatgtataaaaacgaatatgataaataaataaagtcgACACATCCACATACCTCGTGAGCAACTATATATAAATCaagatgaataaataaataaatacagttgTGGAATATTTTGCTACCCACTAGAGGCACAACGCGTACAGTAGCGCCTCACAACAGTGTGCGAAGAAGTCAGTCAACTCTGCTAATCTCATCGACACGAAAACATATTTTAGCCAGTCTATGAATCATCAGGTATTTCTGATTGTCAATTAAGTGGGTATGAATTGATATATTGTAGTCGACTTCTCCCCGGTCAAACGTGAAGGTAAGACACACTTCAGATTAAACTGTACTTGTTCCTCACAGTTGGGGTAGCGAGTGGCTAACTGTAATGCTAGCAAGCCAGCTAAATTATGAGCACAAGCTTCCTTGCTAATAGAAGCATCCGTGTTGAATATTTGAAAACGTTTCTAGATTGAATATAAACGACGTGTCCTTGAAATACCTAGCCAATTGGTTGTATGCCACCTGAGGGTCACTTTTATCTTGCTCGCTTGAAAATTGTTGTACAAACAACCATGACCTATAACGATAGCttgattagctagctagcacggTCTGGTCACAGTAGCTCAGCTGCTGTGTTGTCAGCTGTCACTAACCATAACAGCCTTAGCTAACTTTTGATTTGACATGGCCGCCCTTAGCATGTAAGTAAATGGATTGTCATTTCGATTAGGCCCTTTATTGTGGATGTAGTTTGTAAGTTAGCTTGTATCTTCATACCGGAGCAGCCGAGCGAGGCAATATTTTGAAGACAAAGGCGAGGGCAACCAATCAATGACAAGCACAATACTCTAATCTCATGTCAAAACTCAACTAAAATGTTCTCTGTTCTCTTAGTGGTTGATTGGAGTGAAGTCAGACTCAGCATGTGTGCCTCTGGAAAGTACAGTTCACGGGGTCCCGCCTTGATCCCGCGAATGAAGACCAAGCACCGTATCTACTACATCACCCTCTTCTCCCTGGTTCTCCTGGGCCTCATTGCTACTGGCATGTTCCAGTTCTGGCCGCATTCCATCGAGTCGTCTGCAGACTGGAGCCTTGACAAGCGCAGCGTCCATGACTCGCCCCTGGTCCAACTGCCCATCTCCTGCCCCATCCCGGAGAGAGGGGACCTCAGCTGCCGCATGCACACTTGCTTTGACGTGTATCGATGTGGCTACAACCCCAAGAACAGAATCAAGGTGGGATCAGTGTTTTGGCTTATGGTTTTTATAATAGTCTGTGGGCCACCAGCTAGAAcataaagtaggcctacattttaaACACTGTTCTTTCCCGTTGTCTGGCAGGTGTACATCTACCCCTTGCAGCGTTTCGTGGACGATATGGGGGTTCCCATCAGCAGCACAGGCCTCTCCCGGGAGTACAATGAGCTGCTTACCGCCATCTCGGACAGCGACTTCTACACCGATGATGTCACTAGGGCGTGTCTGTTTGTCCCCTCCATTGACGTGCTCAACCAGAACTCCTTGCGTATCCGGGAGACGGCCCAGGCTCTGGCCATGCTGCCTCGGTAAAGACTCATGCCCTGCATAGTTTAATCTTCTTCTTTCGTTTGTCGTTAGTGACCGTGAAGGGCATGAAGAAGGGTTAGACCCACTCTACATGTGGCTTAAATAGACAGGATTAAGATGTTTTCTTGTAATGAAACACTACTACTCCCCTCTCACATGAGGTACATTGGGATTCCATCTAAGCCTTGATACCCGTGTTTGTTTGCTGTCAGGTGGGACAAAGGCATGAACCACCTGCTGTTCAACATGTTACCTGGAGGACCTCCCGACTACAACACAGCATTGGATGTGCCTCGAGACAGGTAAAACCACCCACATGCTTCATGCATGTCAAATGCTCTGAAGTGATCTGGATGACCTGAGCGCTGATGCCTCCAAGTAAATAATGAATGCATCTGCATCAACAACCAAATCACTATTTGACATGGGAATATGTGCTACTTACACTGCAGTACCCATCtggaaaaacaatgtttttgaaTGCATGAAaaaccgtttttttttcttctctgtaTTGATGTTCTAAAATGGAATCATGTGCCAAGCTAAAACAATTAAGAATTTATGTCTCTATTGATTTGCAAACGGGACGATAAAACACGAGTTGTTTTGGGAAAAAGGAATTGGTCACTCAGCTttgtcaaaaaataaaaaaattacagaGACTGCATTCAAACCACTAGAGGGAAGCATACTTTAGCATTTAGTCTCAACTGCTCTTTCAATATAGGCTGGTTTGGGTTGTAGTTTAAGAGTGTTAGaatgtttttccttttttaacTGACATTTTCTGTTACTAGATAATCAGATTCAAGTACAATCTGGTATTGAAGCCTACATCAGCCAAGAACCAAAAGGCTTTACAACCAAATATCCATGAAAGGTTTCTTGAATATGTGATCACAATGAGCATTGTTTAGGAATAACATGACCAAACCTGTAGTGGCCTCCCTTGAGCAGAGGCGTGCTGCGGGCTATCTGCTCAGAGTGCATGTTTCCCAGCTTGGCTCttggctgctctctgctcctggGTGGAAAAGGTGGGTTTTTACGAACACAGAGCACCGAGACCGTGAACACTTATCTGAAGCTGAAGGGAATTTCCTGGGCTCGTCCAGCTGGGGTCCATTTGGCGCACAGCCTCATCAgaaccagctgtgtgtgtatttatgttccAGGCACTTTATGGTCAGCGAGTGAGAGACTCTGTACTTACATGCAGGGAAGACACAATGAGAATTGCAAGGTTCtcctataagtgtgtgtgtgtgtgtgtctttcaggGCGCTTCTTGCCGGTGGAGGCTTCTCTACGTGGACCTACCGACAGGGTTATGATGTCAGCATCCCAGTCTACAGCCCACTGTCGGCAGATGTGGAGCTGCCTGAGAGACAGCCAGGGTAAGCTCGACTCCAAGCATGTCCCCCACTCATCGCCTCATGTGATGGGGCTAGTCAGTCCAGGTCTTCCCAGCACACGGGCCAGCTCGTCCCTAAACAGTGATCCAGTCCCATCCCCGCCGCGTCTCTCCCCCATCCGCTGGAGTCATGTCCCCGTTCTCCTCGAGGCACGCGCGGTTCTTCCTGGTGGTCTGGATCTCACCtgttgacaccccccccccccttccgccTTTCGGCCTCCCCTTTTAGGCCTCGGCGCTACTTCATCCTGTCGTCTCAGACGGCCATCCACCGCGAGTACCGCGCCGagctggagaggctgaaggagGAGAACGGGGAGGCCGTGCTCCTGCTGGACAAGTGCAGCGACCTCTCCCAGGGGGCGTCCTCCGCCTCGGCCCCCGCCCGCAAGCGCTGCTACAAGGGACACGCCTTCGACTACCCCCACATCCTCCAGGTACGGCCCCACGCGCACACGCCCAGAGCCGATCCTCTCCTTCAGTCCATCCGCAAGGCCGCAGTGCAGCTTGGCGGAGAATCTCCACTTcaattgcgtgtgtgtgtgtgtgtggcgctaGACCACGGCTGCCTCAGCTACTATGCACTCGGAGCTCATCTCCAAGCCCGTTCATGCCTTGTCTAGACAGGAAGTAGGCTTATCAACGGGGCCTGGTGTTGGAGGGGGTGCACATCTGGGATGCGTCCCACCGTGGTGCCTAGGGGGCCGGAggtccagggggagggaggggccgggggggggggtgctgtcaGTCAGTTGTAACGGGTGTCACGGAGTGCAAAGCCAGTTGAAATAGATGAGGTTGTGTGCACAGGTTATTTTTGAGATGGCTAACctaaacgtgtgtgtgcgtgcgtgtgtgttgtaggAGTCGTCGTTCTGCGTGGTGCTGCGCGGGGCTCGTCTGGGCCAGGCCACCCTGAGCGACGTGCTGCAGGCCGGCTGCGTGCCCGTCATCCTGGCCGACTCCTACGTCCTGCCCTTCTCTGAGGTCCTGGACTGGAAGAGGTACCCCCCCCCAATCAAGCCCATTCCACTCGCCTCCCAAACGCACCGCTCGGAAACTGGATTGAAGTGGAACAGGTTGGCTGTTGTTGATTAGGATCCGGATTTTCTCTGTGGAAGAAATTGTTTGTCTTTCTCCGTACAGGGCTTCGGTAGTCATTCCAGAGgaaaagttaccagagatgtaCACCATTCTGAAGAGTATACCTCACaagcaggtggaggagatgcaGAGACAGGTAATACTCTATATGTATGCGACTTCAGACAACAGCATCACTAAGGAAATGTAAATGCAACGGGGGATAAGACGCATACCTAGCGTCCTGGGAATAGCCCCTCATGCTGCCGTGGTGACTGACACCATACCGTGGAGTCCTCTACTCTCTTTGTGCAGCCGGCGCCGCCTTCCACGTCCGTCTGAATCAGTGTTGGGGAGAATGGGGGGCCTCGCTCTGTCAGGTTAACGTGGTGTGACGAGCAGGTCAGAGGAGCggagacacaaacactcacgtTACAGCGCGGTCACCTcaagacatcccccccccccccccccccccccccccccccctcgcccgaCCAAACGgccgtgtttttttttttttttttttacaactgacCATTTATTTACCCAATCCCGATCAAAAATACTCTTACGGAGATTGTGCCGTGTTGATTCTAGtttgttctctcttcctctccgtgTTCCCTCAATAGCTGAATGGAGGCACTTTAAACCGAGGTGAAGGCACCACCGAGAGAGCCGCCCTAGTTCAAGCTATTTCTCATTCCTTGTATCAACGCCGGTCTATTTACCAATTAGACTAGCCAAACAGACTTGTTAGACCCATAGCtcagagacccaccagggggtGGGTTGCACCAGCCAAGCCTTAAACATGGATCCCTTGTCTGGATGCTGCTAGGGATGGGTCTTCAGTTCCCTGGTCTGCTCTGTCTTCTCTTGGGGTAGGGGTTGTCTAGTGAGGTGTCTGTTGAGACGGACATAGGGAGGTCTTTAGACAGTGTTTGGTCGTGGGGTGGGTCAGTGTGGGCCGGTGAGGCCTGTGATTGGTCGTGGGGTGGGTCAGTGTGGGCCGGTGAGGCCTGGGATTGGTCGTGGGGTGGGTCAGTGTGGGCCGGTGAGGCCTGGGATTGGTCGTGGGGTGGGTCAGTGTGGGCCGGTGAGGCCCCTGGCCCCTCCAGGactgatggggaggggggtgtcgaAGCCTCAGCCCAGCCCGGTGTCTGTGAGGGTGGGGCGGACACGTCTGCACACAGGCCCTGCATCTCCTCCAGGATTTATGGGGTGGTGCTGGGTCCATTCCATGTCAGTCCTCGCCTGCACACATCTGGAAGGGGGACCCCCAACATCCCACCCTGACACATCCCCTTTACAGTGAGATGACAGAACAGCTAAGCCTCCAGAGGCCATGTCTGGCCTCCCTCTACAGTCTGCTCAGGCGTCAAAGTCCTGTCAATAGggccttgtgtgtctgtgtgtggatgcaaCCCAACCCCAATTTTGCAGAAGTAATCATTTCATGGAGGCAGTGACAACCACGCAAACTGAACTACAAATGCAATATAAAATCAACTGGAACCAGTCTATATTTAGATACGTGTGTTGTCTTTCGAACATGTGCCCTCCGTTTGTGCTCACAATTTGAGCCTGTTTCTGTTTTGGAACGTTTGAAACATGAATATGAGGAACCCTTGATGCTTTTACAAACGTCGACCAATAGAGGGCTCTGTTGTTGCTTCATAAATGGTGCAGACTATAATCTCCCAACCGTTATCAGGCCAGTTTGCCCTCACTGATGAATAAATACCTATCCAACACTCTATACACACTCAATGGTCAGTGTGCAAGGCCAGAGGACTGGGTGACTgaaggaggagacagaagagaCAGACGATCCCAGACTGGCATAGGATTAGGTCATCAGGACAGTTACCCCAAGCCATCAGCTGCCTACAAAAACATCAGGAAGacttgaagaaaagaaaatatgcATGTGGTAGCATTTATTTAGGTAACACATTGTGAGCTAAGTGCTAAGCAGCTGCTAgatagtggtggtggtgaccaGAGGCTCCTGAGTCCTCTCCTACCCTGCAGCCGTAGTTTGGGTCAAACCCTCTCAATAGAAGACAGTTCTTTATCTATCAGCAGGGCCAGAGTCAGTCGTTTTCAATCAGGGCTGGCAGTGAGCTCCTGGAAGCTGGTCTGAACCCAGCCTAATAGCAGTTGACTGACATTGTGGGAAAGCCAGGAAAAGTGTCTACCGGTACTCCAGTACATGTTTATTTAAATATCTTTACGTAGTAAGATGTAAGTAGATGAGTCTGCGCTAGTTGTTACTTATTGGGACCAATAGTATCAGCGTTGCCCGTGGCTCGTTGTCCCCTCAGCCAGTAGGTGATGTGGATTGAGTCCCTGTGCGGGCTGCCAGtgagcaggagaaggagcagtGGCATGGTTCAGCCCGTCCTCTTCCTCCGCGGCCACtcgctctcctcttccctcctcataAAAATTCCTGCAGGCgcagggagggggcgggggggggggggggggcgcgggcCTCTGGAGCCGTTTGCTTTCTGCCTCATCCCGGTCGGAAAGGAAACTTTCATCGCCAGCTGATTTATGGGCCGCCGGGATCCCCCCGAGATTAGAAAGTCTCTCCGAATACTCCTCACCCCCTTCCATAAAACGACAAGctgtttttgtgttgttgtaTTTCTCCGGTGTTAAAGGGGGtcgtggggagggtggggtggggtggggggggggggggggcgaggggggtgtTTTGGTCTCACGCTGAAGGCACGGTCCTCTCTCCAATCCCCGCCTTGCAGCAGGCCTTAGCAGGCGCTAAGCCCAGCTGCGTCAGCCCGTGGCTCTTGAATAAAGACACCCTTTGCCGACTTCCCACAGTATCTGGCCTGGTCTTCCCTGGAGCTGGCCTGGCTCTCTGCCCATCAAACCCATCAGAGAGGCAGGGCGTTGTGGGGCCGGTCAGAagctgctggagagaggaggctgctgGGCAGGTCACAGTGGCATGGCGCCTTCTGGTTGGAGATGGGGCTGTTTCAGGGATCATTAACTCTTACAGGCtactctcttcccccccttccACCAGTCCTTGAAGTTCCGTCAGGGAGCCGGATGGCAGGGCAGGGAagctggg
This window encodes:
- the ext2 gene encoding exostosin-2 isoform X1; translation: MCASGKYSSRGPALIPRMKTKHRIYYITLFSLVLLGLIATGMFQFWPHSIESSADWSLDKRSVHDSPLVQLPISCPIPERGDLSCRMHTCFDVYRCGYNPKNRIKVYIYPLQRFVDDMGVPISSTGLSREYNELLTAISDSDFYTDDVTRACLFVPSIDVLNQNSLRIRETAQALAMLPRWDKGMNHLLFNMLPGGPPDYNTALDVPRDRALLAGGGFSTWTYRQGYDVSIPVYSPLSADVELPERQPGPRRYFILSSQTAIHREYRAELERLKEENGEAVLLLDKCSDLSQGASSASAPARKRCYKGHAFDYPHILQESSFCVVLRGARLGQATLSDVLQAGCVPVILADSYVLPFSEVLDWKRASVVIPEEKLPEMYTILKSIPHKQVEEMQRQARWFWDAYFSSMKAIGMTTLQIINDRIYPYAARTYEEWNNPPVVKWSSVNSPLFLPLIPPRLPGFTAVVLTYDRIESLFRVITEISKVPSLAKLLVVWNNQNKSPPEESAWPKIAVPLKVVRTKENKLSNRFFPYDEIETEAVLAIDDDIIMLTSDELQFGYEVWREFPDRLVGYPGRLHLWDHEMGKWKYESEWTNEVSMVLTGAAFYHKYFNHLYTYKMPGDIKNWVDAHMNCEDIAMNFLVANITGKAPIKVTPRKKFKCPECTAIDGLSLDQTHMVERSECINKFASVFATMPLKVVEHRADPVLYKDDFPEKLKSFPNIGSL
- the ext2 gene encoding exostosin-2 isoform X2, yielding MCASGKYSSRGPALIPRMKTKHRIYYITLFSLVLLGLIATGMFQFWPHSIESSADWSLDKRSVHDSPLVQLPISCPIPERGDLSCRMHTCFDVYRCGYNPKNRIKVYIYPLQRFVDDMGVPISSTGLSREYNELLTAISDSDFYTDDVTRACLFVPSIDVLNQNSLRIRETAQALAMLPRWDKGMNHLLFNMLPGGPPDYNTALDVPRDRALLAGGGFSTWTYRQGYDVSIPVYSPLSADVELPERQPGPRRYFILSSQTAIHREYRAELERLKEENGEAVLLLDKCSDLSQGASSASAPARKRCYKGHAFDYPHILQESSFCVVLRGARLGQATLSDVLQAGCVPVILADSYVLPFSEVLDWKRASVVIPEEKLPEMYTILKSIPHKQVEEMQRQARWFWDAYFSSMKAIGMTTLQIINDRIYPYAARTYEEWNNPPVVKWSSVNSPLFLPLIPPRLPGFTAVVLTYDRIESLFRVITEISKVPSLAKLLVVWNNQNKSPPEESAWPKIAVPLKVVRTKENKLSNRFFPYDEIETEAVLAIDDDIIMLTSDELQFGYELKSSQPIRPHSCGGGLPAGAEVFDV